The window GCGATTGGCAGAGGGGCTGTAAATATGTGATTAATGTCTATTTGTACCAGAATAGCCCTTTACAGAATCAATTGGCTTGGTTAAATTTATCAGGCAGGACATTGGGGTTCTGTTACCTTTGTGATTCATTTCCAGCACTGTATATTATAATctaataaactgattaaaaaatataaatgaaattaagCCAGGTGTATGGCAGGAAGTGAAATACAACAATGGAAGGGGAATATGtatattatgcttttttttttttaaagaaaattttaaagacTCCTTGGAAGTTATGTATCAGTTTAGTACAGACACTGGATTCAGGACATTTACCAAAAGTGAAACAGGGAATTAAAGTTCATTGTAATGGAAAGGTTGGATAAAACTGAATTATGTTATAATTTCTAAATCAAATCTGGGTGAACTAGTGAATCGTGGAGGATTATAGCATATTTGAGATATGAGCTATACTTTTCTTGCAGGGAATTCGGGAGTTGATAAAGCAAGTGAAAAATCTTCCTCAGGCTAATTACAACCTTCTTAAGTATATTTGCAAGTAAGTTAACAGATCTTATGTTTCTCTTGGCTCATCCTGACAATTAAGATCACCCCCTGATAAGCAGCTGCATGATTTCTATgtcaaacatttaataaaaataacaaaatcccTGGAAAAGTGGTACCAAAAATACTTTTATATCTGATTAGAAGTGACTGTcccattaaaggaatactccacccaaaagtaatattgttttatattttatttaccctgtgtagtttgtagtggtaattgagaaaaaatgtaacctcatgttttcattcagaatgaaaaaaaaagtttatgatacaaggacgttcaaaacgtttccacacttttttttaactctaattcttaagaatttcaaaaacaaattacatcacttttctatatagtcaccttcgtttTCAATGCAATTTccccagcgttgtaccaacttttgaATGCCTAATTattactcctcccgccttcaccatttccaacgaaaatataaaagtgcagaaactttttgaatgtccctcgtataatAGAACTGAATGGtgagtgtatccagcagggggagcATACTCCTTGGGATTGTGCTTTTAGTGAATGCAGAACAGACCTGAGCCTTAAACACATCACTTTAGTAACCATGGCggtaattatataatatatatatatatatatatatatatatatatatatatatatatatatatatatatatatacacacacagttaggtccataaatatttggacagagacaacttttttctaattttggttctgtacgttaccacaatgaattttaaatgaaacaactcagatgcagttgaagtgcagactttcagctttaattcagtggggtgaacaaaacgactgcataaaaatgtgaggcaactaaagcattttttttaacacaatcccttcgtttcaggagctcaaaagtaattggacaaattaaataactggaaataaaatgttcatttctaatacttggttgaaaaccctttgctagcaatgacagcctgaagtcttgaactcatggacatcaccagatgctgggtttcctcctttttaatgctctgccaggcctttactgcagcggctttcagatgctgtttgtttgtgggcctttctgtctgaagtttagtcttcaacaagtgaaatgcatgctcaattgggttaagatcaggtgattgacttggatattcaagaattttccacttctttgctttaataaactcctgggttgctttggctgtatgttttgggtcattgtccatctgcatcatgaaatgccgcccaatcaatttgactgcatttagctggatttgagcagacagtatgtctctgaacacctcagaattcatttggctgcttctgtcctgtgtcacatcatcaataaacactagtgtcccagtgccactggcagccatgcacgcccaagccatcacactgcctccatcgtgtttttcagatgatgtggtatgctttggataatgagctgttccacgtcttctccatacttttttcttgccatcattctggtagaggttgatcttggtttcatctgtccaaagaatgtttttccagaactgtgctggcttttttagatgttctttagcaaagtccaatctagcctttctattcttgaggcttatgagtggcttgcaccttgcagtgcaccctctgtatttactttcatgcagtcttctctttatggtagacttggatatcgatacgcctaccccctggagagtgttgttcacttggttggctgttgtgaaggggtttctcttcaccatggaaatgattctgtgatcatccaccactattgtcttccgtggacatccaggtctttttgcattgctgagttcaccagtgcttgctttctttctcaggatgtaccaaactgtagattttgccactcgtaatattgtagcaatttctcagatggttttttctgttttcgcagcttaaggatggcttctttcacctgcatggagagctcctttgaccgcatgttgtttgttcacagcaaaatcttccacatgcaagcaccacatctcaaatcaactccaggccttttatctgcttaattgataatgacataacgacggacttgcccacacctgcccatgaaatatccTTTGAGtgaattgtccaattacttttgagcccctgaaatgaagggattgtgttaaaaaaaatgctttagttgcctcacatttttatgcaatcattttgttcaccccattgaattaaagctgaaagtctgcacttcaactgcatctgagttgtttcatttaaaattcattgtggtaatgtacaaaaccaaaattagaaaaaagttgtctctgtccaaatatttatggacctaactgcatatatatatatatattatattatatatatatatatattttatattacagtatatatatatatattatattatatatatatatatatatatatagtatatatataacttgctttaaaatgtggTTTCCACTCCCAGATTACCATGTAGCATATTCATTGAAACATACACAGGCCAAAGAGAAGGCAATGAAACAGTATAGCCATCatccagttcttcagtggggaatGCTCACAAATGTATGCCCAGGTTTCGGCAGAGTGTTTGGTGGCATTGGGACGGCTTCTGGATTCTCAGTGGCTCTTTTCCAATATAAATACTCACACATTTTGCATAATTGGTGAACTTTTTATAAAACGTACCAAGTATGGGTAACTGCCGCCTGAGCTGTGTTTCTCTCAGATGAACATAGCACCTGCTCAAACCACTCGTGGCTTCTGCAAACTGTGGCCTTGGCCATATATATCGATCGGAAAACAGAGCAcatcagcatttttttaaataacctgtctgtgtgtccttcacatgtttctgtctgtctctctgttgtTTCACCCCATCAGCCGCTTTGTGTGATTTCAGCTTTTTGGTCTTACACtgcacagatcacagtggcacacttcaaacctaTGGCTACAGTAAGCAGTGCTGTAcaatagaaaatgacatgaaaatgtCCATTGGGAAGAAAAAACCTCACGTTattcgtgttgcataatccacacgtAAGATATCCAGGTCTGAATATCTGCCTCTCctattcattcattggtcaagaggcCTGTCCTCAATTTAAAAGTACAGTATTATGGGAATACATTTTCCtgtttataattaatatttaacaatACTTGATCAAAATATgcatatgttttgcacattttaagcatacaactggataactgatatGTGGATATTCAGAAAtgattattgtgatttttttatcccatggatgtttttcacaatgTTTTCCGTTGTAAAGAATTCTTCACCACTGAGAATTATCATCTCataaaacttttttctctccactctgcatgaaaatatgagattactattttttttatttgccatcactacaaactacatgaggtaagtaacatataaaaaatatcatttttggttgGAGTATTCATTTAATAACAGAGATGGCCTACTCCTGAAAGAATGTGCATGAGACCTAGCATGAAAAGAATGTACTTATATTTATAGAAACGTCTGTGTTTCGTATTAATAACACCATGTGTCCAAAAACTGTTAGACTAGGGGGCTGAGTCACAATATAGATAAGGAAATGCAGAAGTGCCTGcaattttttcttaaataactGCAATAAGTGGCTTTGCCTAGAGCTAGAAACTTCATAATAAGTCATATTCTtacatataaagagagagagagagagaagactcaTAAAAATTTTGAATAACTGGATTCAGAAATGttgtctattttaattttttttctttaatttcacaaATGACTACAATAATTCTTTCTAAGCCTACAGACATAAACTCGCTTTTCCCAATAATTGTgcttttctatttaaaatgtgttgttgTCAACACATAgtaagctatttaaaaaaaactgtgaaatattaaacactgcacaaaaaaaggaaaaaaaagttctaCCGTTTCAATACTTAGATTTTATCAGTGCAGGTATTGCTCAGTTAATAATGTCCTTGCATTTCTTTCGTTAAAGtttacacaaatttttgcaacttatttaaaatgtgcatttttggtGCCTGTTTGTTTGCTAGATTTTCAATCTCCGTAAATGACATTATGTAAAATATGTATAAGTATTTTAATTAGCATCTGAAGCAACATCCATCCACCTATTTTCCTAACCTGTTCTTCCAGGGCAGGGTCAGGGATGTGGGGCAGTTAGTGCCTATCCAAGCAAgcttagggcacaaggcaggaacaaaaccctaGAAAGGGTGCCCACCCATTGCAGGACAAACGGACCCTCACCCACACATTAAGGCCAATTCATCGAACCAGCATATCTTtagactgtggcaggaaaccagagcacctggactAAACCCATGaggacacgggaagaacatgcaaactgcatttAGGGAGGACACAGAATGTGaacctggtctctttactgcaagacagcagcaataaCGTTGCACCACAATGCAGCTCCTGAAGTAACTTCATTATTAATTTGTAAAGCACTAGTAAAATGTATTGCAAATGGCACAAACAACATTTTTCAGAGAGTTCACTAAATTATTAACATTGTTGAGTCTACCCAGGAAAACTTTCTAAACAAGCACACAACTATACAAATGTATTTTCTGCCTAATTCTGCTGTAAGAAAAGAGGGGGAGCAGACTCAGACCCTATCCTAGTAACAGTGGGCACAAAGAAGCAACTAACCAAGACACAAGCACACAGTCACAGGGAGAGCCAAAGCAACCAGCCTAGGATTTTGATGCCAGGACTCTGCAACAGTACAAAAATACAATGCTACGTCTGCcacccattaaaacaaaataaaaaatactgaccAGCACTGTCAGTGTTATTTTAACATATCGTCAATAAGGTGTAGGCTATCATTTTAGAGATTTACAGTGTTGGCAATACTTACACTaactagattatttatttaaattaataaagcttaaaagactattattttaaaagctaATCATTCTAAGATTGctgattattttacaaaataagttGACTTACAGGGAGAACAGCTACTCCTGGTCCTTACAGTGTTCCATCCAATATTGCCATTTCCTACATTTTTTAGTCATCGAttacataagaatataagaaattcgACAAACGCGAGGACTCCATTCAGTtaatcaagcttgtttgtttagttaaaaGTTAAGCTGTCCTGATAGCTcatccagatgcttcttaaaggttgtcaaggtttctgcttccattagtattaattttaatagacacacaaacataaataagCATGAATTCTTCCACTCACTTCTGTAACACTTCCAttacttttagcatttttagtgaTTTAGTTTGCAAGGTGGGAAAGATGGGAGAGGGAGCAGAGCTTTTTAAataccataataataaatataataataatgcattaagcAGAAATAAACCAAGAAGGTAAAACACACAGACATGACACACATAAATTCCCCTTCAGAAAGTTTAGTTTTTCTTGTTAGGACAAGAGAGTGTTTTGTAAGGCATAACATTAAGTAACGTTCAGCATAATGCTGCAGTAAGAATCTTTCGTGAACTTTTCTGAACCAGATAATTTCAATACAGAGTTGCGTAGAGCCAGAGCCCACCTGATCAAGCTAGCGAGGGTCATCACATAACCACACTCAAAATAATGCTTGGTGCTACTATTTCTCGGGACATGGATTTCATTCCTGCTTCTGCAGAGTTCATATTCCTCCCACGGGTTTACTTCTTCCACTTTAGTTTTCCTATGTCATAGACATTCATGACACataaatttgaataaatcggGTGCAGGTTTACAGCAgtacaccctgtgatgggctggtgttgTGTCCACGTTTAGTTTCTGCCATTGTCTCAGTCTCACTGGGGTTGGTTTTAGCTCTTGTTGACCAATTTTCAGAATTGGTTCTAAAAttactaatatccatccatccatccatcttccaacccgctgaatccgaacacagggtcacagggatctgctggagccaatcccagccaacacagggcgcaaggcaggaaccaatcctgggcagggcgccaacccaccgcagaaaattactaatataatataatataatataatataatataatatggcggcacggtggcactgctgcctcgcagctaggagacctgggttcaattcccaggtcctccctgtgtggagtttacatgttctccccgtgtctatgtgggtttcctccaggtgctccagtttcctcccacagtccaaagacatgcaggttaggtgcattggcgatcctagattgtccctaatgtgtgcttggtgtgtgggtgtgtgggtgtgtgccctgcggtgggctggcatcctgcctggggtttgtttcctgccttgtgccctgtgttggctgggatttgctccagcagacccccgtgaccctgtaattaggatatagcgggttggataatgaatggatggatagataatataatataatggccCCATGCCCAGGATAGGTTACAGTCATCCACAGTCCTGAACCACaataagcaagtttgagaatataatctactatataataaaacactaatttctgtgtgtgtgtatcaactcaatccaagcaatctgattgatcAGTTTCATTTGGTTGCTCTGTCAAAGGCGATCAAGACAAGAAATGACAGGCAATACAGATGGAtacacatgaggataccaaggaaaggtgcaggaggaacactgagagttgccttcaaatataaaaagcatccacaagaatatgaatgatgcTTTCACAGCGGATAATGGTGGCCTGTCTACAATTGGTGGTAATCAGAAAGCTGACAGTACGTGAGCAAGTTGCCTCAAAATGAAAGAGGATGAAGAGCGGGCTTTACAAGAACACAATTGAGAGAGGACGTGACAGCCATCACAGACAGGGATAACAAAAATAAGGCATAGAAGGAACGTTGAGAGTACACATAAGGCAAGAGCTATCAAATACTGCatcaaatagttttattttttctattagcTGCGTTTGACAGgtaacataactattatatatattttagtaacACTTAAAATTTATTTGAGTGCAAATTAtgttacatacattttttatggTATCAATAATGTTCCATTTTCTTCTTTAGCAATCAGAATTAAACtgtgaattatatttaaaacCCATGAAAATAACTtataaagtaaaactaaactTAATTGCTATAAACCTCAGTCCCTGCAGCTCATCCGTCATTTTATATCATTCAAGACTTGAATGGAAATCCATACTGACATCTAAATCCATCCAACATTTGCAGCACAGGAGCCCAAACTGGCCAAAAGAGCAAAGCCTGGCCTTTATTCTTATTACATTAGTAACAAGTGCAAACGGATATTCTAGAGACAAGTCCTTGACTCATTCCCTCCAGttaaatgaaatattcaaacctTTGGTTGTTGGCTTCACATTTCTGGTGGTCTGTCATTCACTTGTTACTATGTTGTGACTGAtgaagttgggagcatgcactgatacaacatgttgccgcacccaccgcaGGACCCCAAATTAGGAACTGAGTGCAGTCATGCAATGGGACTGAGAggcttggtaatttatttatttataaacacacTTGAGAAGACTAGGGACTATTAAAGGTGACCACATTTAAGAATGAACCCTGGAAGAACATAAAAGGCACCAGATAATCAGGAAGTTGAAGCAGAGACCGGGTTATTGTTTAAAAACTGGCTGGATGTGATATTGGTGCATCTTAGCATGAACTGAACGCTTTACTCCAGTGTCTAAATTCCTATTATGTGATACTCTAAAAGATCGCTAAATTTACCAActaaatgtagatttttttttctcctaacttgTCATAGGAAACTTTGCTACTTTACTGTGCAACCCACTAGCTAGCCCAGCTGGGTACCTCTCATGACTGCATGACTGTTAAAACTGgcattgtgttctttttttattgttttcggCCCTCAAGGTTAACTGTATGAGACTAAGCAAactgtttcatttgtttatgctTAACACATTAGACCATTCATTTTGTGGGTTTGTGTGAGGTTGTGTCCTGAGATGGCATGACACACACCTCATTCAGGACTAGAGGGAGCCAACCTTGAATGGAATCCTGCAATACCCCGAATTGTGTTAGGTTGTTTAATAATAGATGGATTGAATTAGTGTAGTTAAGTGTTTTTTAATGCTGGTGTTCTTCTTGAAgttaatgcaaaaaatatatataatttatcatttattgtgACAATGACAATCTAAATCTTaatctaaataaatacaattgaTAATGAACTCAACAAGTTAGGACATGGATAGGTGGGCGGGTGGATAGACATACTGTATCAGTGCCACTGTCTGAAATGCCTCCTGGACTTAAATGATTAGGGTGCTTTTcctgatatttttattattcagagaCAGAACAACAGGGAAGACTAGAAGCAATCTAAGTTTTGTTAGGTGTTTTTTGAGAGATACAGCACTGAATTGTATAAAGATGTTCCAAAGAAAACAAGCTCTTCCAGCCTGAGCACTGCAGTTTCTACTTTCATGTGAATGCTCTAGGTCACTACTAAGTtcagtttgtttgaaattaaaGGTGGTGTTTTATTAGGAATCAGTGGTCACTAGTCAGATGACAACCCATGAGCACAGAGTGTTCCAAATCACCTTGTTTCTGAAATGATGGTTGCATGCATGATGTTACTGTAGTTTCTAGAATTTCTGTAAATCACACTGGACAGACTGATTTGTCAAATTACTGCAtgttctattttctgtttttaggtTCCTTGATGAGGTTCAAGCTCATTCTAGTGAAAATAAGATGAGCGTTCAGAATCTTGCAACAGTTTTCGGGCCAAACATACTTCGGCCCAAATTGGAAGATCCAGTCACTATCATGGAAGGTGTGTGTCTATAGCACAAAGTGTTAGGACATTTCATTGATAATCCAAATTCATTTGATGGCCCGTACCTTAGTTGTTAAGGTCTATCATTTTAGGCATTTACTTACTCACTTAGTAAAGTTGTACAGTTTCAAAGAAAAGTTGTTTTGCTGTTTAGTATAATTGAATGGTGGCTATTAAAAGGATCTTCCACCAGTTTGCATGTTTTCGCCATGCCTGAATGGCTACTTCAGTTTACCTCTGCAGTCCCAGAGCAGTGCTTCTTAAACGTCTTTTTGTCGAGAGCCAATTTTGTGGTAAGGCCCACAACTGTCATTGCGGTTGGAATCGTGTGTGTGCTGCCCTTTGCTGGAGCCTTGGAGAATCACCACTTCAAAAATTGTTGACCGTGATCCCAGTGGTTTTCCCCTTGAAAAATTGCCAACGGAGCAATGGCGTTTGTTTAACCAGACTGTGGCGACCTATTGCAAGGCGCTCCTCAAAACCTATTCAACCTTTGCCCATTTTGTAATATTGTGCACCAGGTCTCTGCGCAACCAAAATTCAAACAACATGTCACCCATTAGGGACCTATGTCCTACAGACATGTGTACTTATGCTGACTGGTGACTCTGAAACTTCCCAGTGTGGATCTGTGCATGAGTGCCTCCCACAAAGGACTATCATTAAGTTCAGGGTACATTTCTATCTTATGCCTGATGCAGCCACTTATTCTATGTGACCTGATTTTTAAAAAGGCAGATTCTAATAACAGATGAATGGGTCGACACTAGGTCTAGCACATAAGACTTTGGTATGTTGTAGGAATGCAGTATACAAGACAAAACCCCAGGCAGATGTGAACAGAACTTGTCAATTGTACATAGACAGTGGCCCAGCTAGGAATATAAACCTCTAAGCTGCAGGCAGCATTAACCATGGCACCACCACACTACCTAAAAGGAAACCCCAATTGTTTAGATCCTTCTAGTTGAACTGTAAATTAATAAAGATGCTATTCAACACATTTGCTCTGGTGCTTTCAGATTACATTTGGAAGGGGCAGAAGTCTATCTGTGCATAATTAGAATATTTCACAAGAGTTCATTTGAAATATGCCCGTCTCTGGGACTCCTGTCACTGTTAGGCATTACAGGCCCCAAAAACTACACATTGAAGACCAGAAACTTTCTCTGCAAAGGgggattaaattaataaaataagcaattagaGAAAAGGTACAAAGCATACCAAGACCCCAAAGCATTGGCATTTCCGTTATAAAGAAATGGAGAATGTGTTGAACTGTAAATCTGATCTTAATCTGTTCAGAACTAATAGAATGAGAAGATGACTGAGAACTAATCCATAACTTTAAAGGAATCACAAAGCTCCATGGCAGAACAAATGGGTTCAGTGTTGCCAGGATTGCCTCTTGAACTGAATAAGACAAGTGTGATGCATAGTTGAAGAATCTATAGATTTCATTTTTAGTTTGACATTATAGAATTTTTGGTATTaatcaataaaaatgttatattatcaCTTCATGTTATAAAATTATGAACTATGGAAACGTTGTGAGACTAAATTCTTTTTTGATCACTGTGCATACATTGGAAAACTGATGCTTATCACCAATACAGTATAAGTCTTGTCATGACTGAGCAAATGTTAATTATATTGACATAAGTAAACTGTGAGGTACTGATGGATAATTTGAGGACtacttttaacatatataaaaggTTTTTAGGGAACATTTTTCATCACCTGAAAGAGTAAAGTTATGTTGAACATACTTATTATGTTGAATGTGACTTTTTTGATTACATCTACATGAATAAAGCATGTCTCTATCAATGAAATTCACCCTGACATTGCATTCTATTTTGATTCTCACCACGATTTACTTTGTAAACGCAAGATCAACAGAAATCAATGAGGTTGTGTTTGTTGAAgtttttacagtatttacagtaccTATTCTTACTGTCATTTCTAGTTTTTTAGCAAAATTCTTTTTCAATTGCAGGTACCTCTCTTGTACAACATTTAATGACAGTGCTTATTAGAGAGCATGAAAGGCTATATATTAGTACAGAAATGGAGGCTTCATTTTCACAACAAGACATCAAGCCATTTGTGCAACGCAGTACAGTCGAGTGGATTTCTGAAGAAGATCTGCAAGGAGACTCATCCAAGAATGGGAAGCCTAATCAGACTGATGACCtgtgcagcagtgcaacctcttTGGATGTCAATGTCAGCACGCCAATGACTGTCTCCAAACTTGCTACTCAGggaaaatcagaaaaacaaagcCATGCAGTCACAAGCCCCAGTAAGCAGATGAAATCTCTCCCAACGTGGAAATATTCCTTCCGAACCTCTGGGGGGAGATCAAGCAGTGTCAAATTAGGAGGTTCCTCAGTTGATATTACAAATTTGTCATCTAGTGGCAACTGGTTAATGAATGGGTTGTCCTCTCTCCGTGGTCATCGGCGAACTTCATCTGGGGAAAGGGTTAAAGACTCAGGGTCATCTCAACGGCTATCAACTTATGACAATGTCACAGCTTCAAGTCTGAGTGTCCAAAGTGTCCCGAGTACAACGTGGTCCACTTCATCTTGTGAAATCTCCATTCCAGACTCAACCAGCAGCTGTCCAGTGTGCAATGCTAGTGACTGTTCAGGACTAAATGGTGGAAAAGCAGAATGGACAATGCATGACTCTCAAGCACAGAGTGATATGAAGTTGTCAGAGTTGGGGGACAGCAGTGAAAGGATAGAGGCCTGCGTTAGTAGTATTAATTGTAGTGAACACAGTAACCGAGTTACAGCATCCAG of the Erpetoichthys calabaricus chromosome 2, fErpCal1.3, whole genome shotgun sequence genome contains:
- the LOC114647101 gene encoding rho GTPase-activating protein 22-like isoform X2; translation: MGLRCSKAKKRHTRRLKGSTGDKDRAAINHEAFLLMANSQNDMEDWVKAIRRVIWAPFGGGIFGQRLEDTVQFEKKFGQRLAPLLVEQCVDFIRERGLNEEGLFRMPGQANLVKELQDAFDCGDKPLFDSNTDVHTVASLLKLYLRELPEPVIPFAKYEDFLSCAQLLAKDEEEGIRELIKQVKNLPQANYNLLKYICKFLDEVQAHSSENKMSVQNLATVFGPNILRPKLEDPVTIMEGTSLVQHLMTVLIREHERLYISTEMEASFSQQDIKPFVQRSTVEWISEEDLQGDSSKNGKPNQTDDLCSSATSLDVNVSTPMTVSKLATQGKSEKQSHAVTSPSKQMKSLPTWKYSFRTSGGRSSSVKLGGSSVDITNLSSSGNWLMNGLSSLRGHRRTSSGERVKDSGSSQRLSTYDNVTASSLSVQSVPSTTWSTSSCEISIPDSTSSCPVCNASDCSGLNGGKAEWTMHDSQAQSDMKLSELGDSSERIEACVSSINCSEHSNRVTASSDSTSCAKALTILVKDLKDELGRQKVEYELRIKRLEESSAEMCAQVNRLEEELDQERKKYAMLEIKLRNSDRAREDAEKRNQLLQKEMEEFFSTLGDLTLGSRTTKI
- the LOC114647101 gene encoding rho GTPase-activating protein 22-like isoform X3: MPFFNNRHNKKRRSQKGSTGDKDRAAINHEAFLLMANSQNDMEDWVKAIRRVIWAPFGGGIFGQRLEDTVQFEKKFGQRLAPLLVEQCVDFIRERGLNEEGLFRMPGQANLVKELQDAFDCGDKPLFDSNTDVHTVASLLKLYLRELPEPVIPFAKYEDFLSCAQLLAKDEEEGIRELIKQVKNLPQANYNLLKYICKFLDEVQAHSSENKMSVQNLATVFGPNILRPKLEDPVTIMEGTSLVQHLMTVLIREHERLYISTEMEASFSQQDIKPFVQRSTVEWISEEDLQGDSSKNGKPNQTDDLCSSATSLDVNVSTPMTVSKLATQGKSEKQSHAVTSPSKQMKSLPTWKYSFRTSGGRSSSVKLGGSSVDITNLSSSGNWLMNGLSSLRGHRRTSSGERVKDSGSSQRLSTYDNVTASSLSVQSVPSTTWSTSSCEISIPDSTSSCPVCNASDCSGLNGGKAEWTMHDSQAQSDMKLSELGDSSERIEACVSSINCSEHSNRVTASSDSTSCAKALTILVKDLKDELGRQKVEYELRIKRLEESSAEMCAQVNRLEEELDQERKKYAMLEIKLRNSDRAREDAEKRNQLLQKEMEEFFSTLGDLTLGSRTTKI
- the LOC114647101 gene encoding rho GTPase-activating protein 22-like isoform X4, translating into MYLMPEVSALLLCSSCTLAYNDLCVISRECSSRHCCEAKEGIFGQRLEDTVQFEKKFGQRLAPLLVEQCVDFIRERGLNEEGLFRMPGQANLVKELQDAFDCGDKPLFDSNTDVHTVASLLKLYLRELPEPVIPFAKYEDFLSCAQLLAKDEEEGIRELIKQVKNLPQANYNLLKYICKFLDEVQAHSSENKMSVQNLATVFGPNILRPKLEDPVTIMEGTSLVQHLMTVLIREHERLYISTEMEASFSQQDIKPFVQRSTVEWISEEDLQGDSSKNGKPNQTDDLCSSATSLDVNVSTPMTVSKLATQGKSEKQSHAVTSPSKQMKSLPTWKYSFRTSGGRSSSVKLGGSSVDITNLSSSGNWLMNGLSSLRGHRRTSSGERVKDSGSSQRLSTYDNVTASSLSVQSVPSTTWSTSSCEISIPDSTSSCPVCNASDCSGLNGGKAEWTMHDSQAQSDMKLSELGDSSERIEACVSSINCSEHSNRVTASSDSTSCAKALTILVKDLKDELGRQKVEYELRIKRLEESSAEMCAQVNRLEEELDQERKKYAMLEIKLRNSDRAREDAEKRNQLLQKEMEEFFSTLGDLTLGSRTTKI